One part of the Bacteroidia bacterium genome encodes these proteins:
- a CDS encoding DUF1295 domain-containing protein — MNKKQVQRSLVISTLLATFVAWAGSQNGQEFNEIPLYALCVILGFAINWLAFIPAFRLQTEKFFDLTGSLTYISLTLFALSMSTRLDQRSILLGSLVILWALRLGSFLFQRIHKAGKDDRFDAIKPNFLRFLNTWTLQALWAVLTAAPALIAITAVERKEMGVLGMLGLGLWLAGFFIEVLADQQKTRFRKNPENKDRFIQNGLWSKSRHPNYFGEIVLWIGITLIAIPVLQGWQWIALISPIFVTLLLTRVSGIPMLEAKADKKWGEEEDYKSYKKNTPILIPKL; from the coding sequence ATGAATAAGAAACAAGTACAAAGGAGTCTGGTGATCTCCACCCTTCTGGCGACTTTTGTTGCCTGGGCAGGTTCACAAAACGGTCAGGAATTCAATGAGATCCCCCTCTATGCACTTTGTGTGATCCTGGGATTTGCCATCAATTGGTTGGCTTTTATTCCTGCATTCCGCCTGCAGACAGAAAAGTTTTTCGACCTGACAGGAAGTTTAACCTATATAAGCTTGACACTTTTTGCCCTTTCCATGAGTACCAGGCTTGACCAACGTTCCATATTGTTAGGATCACTCGTCATTCTCTGGGCTCTTAGATTGGGGAGTTTTCTCTTTCAAAGAATACATAAAGCGGGCAAGGATGATCGTTTTGATGCGATAAAACCCAATTTCCTAAGATTCCTGAATACCTGGACCCTGCAAGCCCTTTGGGCGGTCCTTACAGCCGCACCAGCTCTAATAGCGATAACAGCTGTAGAACGAAAAGAAATGGGAGTCCTGGGGATGCTAGGCCTGGGACTTTGGCTAGCGGGTTTTTTCATAGAAGTATTAGCAGATCAACAAAAGACTCGTTTTAGAAAGAATCCTGAAAATAAGGATCGATTCATTCAAAATGGCTTGTGGTCAAAGTCACGTCATCCCAATTATTTCGGAGAAATAGTCTTGTGGATTGGGATAACCTTAATCGCTATTCCGGTTTTACAAGGCTGGCAGTGGATCGCTCTAATTTCGCCGATTTTCGTAACCTTATTGCTTACCAGAGTTAGTGGAATTCCGATGCTTGAAGCCAAGGCAGATAAAAAATGGGGGGAGGAGGAGGATTATAAATCATACAAAAAGAATACTCCGATCTTGATACCAAAATTATAA
- a CDS encoding caspase family protein, producing MSNIYALLIGINKYPEGLNSLIGCVRDAERVETHLNHFFGNNQVGKELHILKLLDEQASKQAVVEGIQNHLGQAGPDDIALFFYSGHGGQEPATQYFDYDEGDGLLETILCQDSFPYTENSTNLSGTHLCDKEMRYLFHQVSKKGPRLLAIFECCHSGDNVRSDSDDEEERFNVKTAETGSWAGRKWEQFYFGPDQRTPPANARDLADFLPEVDMIQFAAARSEQVAKEFYGAGRMFEANKGNWKKSRPKEYGGVFINSLLYWLASVKNKITYYDLARIINMDFQGREQQIPVLYASGKAQNYLFEGFLGTKVDTKGIYGQINLKLTQEGQQKWVLDLGAVHGLPIDPKNAQVLIKDQDNKSLGIAGLKKVSATSSILSIKADNKVKLKTGSRTKTNKLDTRETYLGYIKALSNKPTQFFVEPGINLNLDSNEDKPPILNNIIWAKNKAKSTYTIKMIDDNYAVFRSGAGNQHPIIKAEDNKADFHKYIEQIAHWELVREMSNVSSKFSSFPIEIKVYRYNSKNDRDLIKAHNNGLIVGINKGDFLLEAFKPYSGSTNDIYGEYDIELKNVSDESIYVSPLFLNLDFSISSFRSGATALYEIGPKQSKSLPLGILFNQPKHLIAWEGEYHPAYLKLFIASKALSFNLQTLVRDPLPAPNEADLRYDWNQKDSPEMDEWTTQLVTLQLKGA from the coding sequence ATGAGTAATATATACGCTTTATTAATCGGTATAAATAAATATCCAGAAGGCTTAAATAGCCTGATTGGATGTGTAAGGGATGCTGAAAGAGTTGAAACCCACTTGAATCATTTCTTTGGAAATAATCAGGTAGGGAAGGAACTGCATATTCTGAAATTGCTAGATGAGCAGGCGAGTAAGCAGGCTGTAGTTGAGGGAATTCAAAATCATTTGGGTCAGGCTGGCCCGGATGATATAGCTTTATTCTTCTATTCGGGCCATGGAGGCCAGGAACCCGCCACCCAATACTTTGATTATGATGAGGGAGATGGACTATTAGAAACGATCTTATGCCAGGACAGCTTTCCTTATACTGAGAATAGTACAAACCTGAGCGGGACTCATTTATGTGATAAAGAGATGAGATATCTCTTTCATCAAGTGAGTAAAAAAGGTCCCAGGTTGCTGGCTATTTTCGAGTGTTGTCATTCTGGCGATAATGTCAGAAGCGATTCCGATGATGAAGAAGAGAGGTTTAATGTAAAGACTGCAGAAACAGGAAGCTGGGCAGGACGGAAATGGGAACAATTTTATTTTGGCCCTGATCAAAGAACACCTCCAGCAAACGCCCGGGACTTGGCTGATTTCCTTCCGGAAGTAGATATGATACAATTTGCCGCCGCAAGGAGTGAGCAAGTCGCAAAAGAATTTTATGGGGCCGGAAGGATGTTTGAAGCAAACAAGGGCAATTGGAAGAAATCAAGACCCAAGGAATATGGAGGAGTTTTTATTAATTCACTTTTATACTGGCTGGCAAGCGTAAAAAATAAAATCACCTATTATGATTTAGCCAGGATCATAAACATGGATTTTCAGGGGCGGGAACAACAGATTCCTGTTCTATATGCTTCCGGCAAAGCTCAAAATTACCTCTTTGAGGGTTTTTTGGGAACTAAAGTAGATACTAAGGGTATTTATGGACAAATAAATCTCAAATTAACACAAGAAGGTCAGCAGAAATGGGTTCTGGACCTGGGCGCTGTACACGGTTTACCTATAGATCCGAAAAATGCCCAGGTTCTAATCAAGGATCAGGATAACAAGAGTTTAGGCATAGCAGGCCTAAAAAAAGTATCTGCCACTTCAAGCATACTTTCCATAAAAGCTGACAATAAGGTAAAGTTGAAAACCGGAAGTAGGACAAAAACCAATAAGCTGGACACCAGAGAGACCTATTTGGGATACATCAAGGCCCTCTCTAATAAGCCGACCCAATTCTTTGTAGAGCCAGGTATTAACTTAAATCTGGATTCAAATGAGGATAAGCCACCTATCTTAAACAATATCATCTGGGCTAAAAATAAAGCCAAAAGTACCTATACTATTAAGATGATAGATGATAATTATGCCGTTTTCAGGTCAGGAGCAGGAAACCAACATCCCATTATAAAAGCTGAGGACAATAAGGCAGATTTTCATAAATACATAGAACAAATCGCACATTGGGAGCTGGTCCGGGAAATGAGCAATGTGAGTTCTAAATTCAGCAGCTTCCCTATAGAGATAAAGGTTTACAGATACAATTCGAAGAATGACCGCGACCTAATCAAAGCCCATAACAATGGGCTAATAGTTGGCATTAATAAGGGGGATTTTCTTCTGGAAGCATTTAAACCATATAGTGGAAGTACTAATGATATTTATGGAGAATACGATATAGAGTTGAAGAATGTAAGCGACGAATCCATTTATGTTTCCCCTCTCTTCCTTAATTTGGATTTTTCCATTAGTTCATTCAGATCTGGTGCCACTGCTTTATATGAAATCGGTCCCAAACAAAGCAAGTCTCTCCCACTTGGAATTCTTTTCAACCAACCCAAACACCTGATTGCATGGGAAGGAGAGTACCATCCCGCTTATTTAAAGCTTTTCATAGCCAGCAAAGCCTTGAGCTTTAACTTACAAACACTTGTAAGAGATCCTTTGCCTGCTCCAAATGAGGCGGACCTTAGATACGATTGGAACCAGAAAGACAGTCCGGAAATGGATGAATGGACTACCCAGCTCGTTACTTTGCAATTAAAAGGAGCATAA
- a CDS encoding response regulator, with product MSKAFIVCIKIIALLLGCVKGVSQPFYPYLDHYPYSLYSKDLSESISKQNYRSIQDDAGVLFTSAFEYVMQFDGRRWILLKESKTLRKASFAKNSAGKIFVLGESNFGYIGKSDIGQEYSFVSLKGSIQNTSHAATPYQNLLYLEDFIAFHDANSIYIWDEGKGEMKIIPTPFTTISSLIVHKNSLVLLSSEGELFKYDFNSFEKLAPKAPQLSQLKAVHLLSSGNDIWAFVEGKGIYTFQKEEWEQENVGLSELVERATITQLGLIQDGSIAISTLTDGFILADKELNILEKIDSKRGNLSTNAVNGFYQDKEDGIWLDLNDGLSRLSYPPKLEKYSREFGLGTQVLSVVKWKTHLFVGMHGAELRYTKIGENLIDVPDFVALEFPEKVHDIWDLKVFKGKLFIASSRGVFVLEEIGQSPKKISPSGLVFTLFKGSCDEDALYMGWKPLDKNPAEYYVGKISFENAQLQIDPYWQETEHEVRDIEELICGEMWAGFMDLSLININKEKRDIAAIRHFELEEAEKKSHGFIQFFVHDKQLYFGSRRGIMSYDEKADTLAQVQKFGEDFFKRNASAYAAIEDKQGGLWLSIVDRIQYLPTGDINTSDWEIGKFSSLPYVYYIYPEDEENVWFAAADGLYHYRPQISKDYSTPFKALLREVKVTYDAVKERELEDQERPDKKPPEIIKKDSIIFSGLFALDENGYQTIPSPNFELNLPFKYKNISFRFGAGTYEFPERTLFSYQLEGYYPYWSDWDKEHEFSFPYLEEGAYTMKVKARNIYGIESEVISYPFYIQPPWYRSWWAYLLYFLAAAGIIFSVYNFYKNKDQLKQQAKELERERETQRRLLAIDKLKDQFLANTSHELKTPLHGIIGIAESLQDGAGGELNSVLQKNLDMIVSSGKRLSSLVNDLLDFSRIKNRDLNLHKKAVGLFPVVQIVMEACQTLIQGKDLKLINESDPDLPLLFVDENRLQQVLYNLVGNAIKFTEVGEIQVGSRQEVDKIIVSVRDTGTGVPKEKQESIFQEFEQLDGGSERQFAGTGLGLSISKRLVEMHGGEMWLESEIGEGSTFFFSIPMADSEHTPIAQQEKSSLAEKTHFSPPELTEVLSEDDALVREGKETITTKTDSPSVRILVVDDEPINQQVLRNMLTVRNFEIVSAMNGEEALKILDENPDFDMVLLDVMMPRMSGYEVCRRIREKYLPSELPVLMVTAKDQISDKVNGLNSGANDYLSKPFDKEEFLARLETHLNLHRINTATGRFVPSAFLRALGHERITDVYLGDHKEKEVTVFFSDIRGYTSLAETMTPQENFLFVNKYSQIMGPIIEANNGFVNQYLGDGIMAIFLDSPEDGLKASIEMQKAIQAFNLQQTKNKKPKIRVGMGLHTGSLIMGIIGDHKRNDAATISDTVNSAARVEGLTKYYGAKILISGQSLDQLSNLDQYNYRFMGKVQVKGKQESISIYEFFDGDKKEVLEGKIASKEQFSKALKLYFSREFESAIKELEEIISVNPEDMGAKHLLDKAMMNLKEGIPENWDGIDLMETK from the coding sequence ATGAGTAAGGCTTTTATTGTTTGTATAAAGATAATCGCACTTCTTCTGGGCTGTGTAAAGGGAGTTTCTCAACCATTTTATCCCTATTTAGATCATTATCCTTATAGCTTATACAGTAAGGATTTAAGTGAAAGTATTTCCAAACAAAATTACCGGAGCATTCAGGATGATGCAGGAGTTCTGTTTACATCTGCCTTTGAATATGTCATGCAATTTGATGGGAGGAGATGGATATTGTTGAAAGAAAGTAAGACTTTACGAAAAGCATCATTTGCCAAAAACTCAGCAGGAAAGATCTTTGTGCTGGGAGAAAGTAATTTTGGCTACATAGGGAAATCGGATATCGGACAGGAATATTCCTTTGTTTCCTTAAAAGGAAGCATCCAAAACACCTCGCATGCAGCGACTCCCTACCAGAACTTACTTTACCTGGAGGATTTTATTGCATTTCATGATGCAAACTCTATATACATTTGGGATGAAGGCAAGGGAGAGATGAAAATCATCCCAACTCCCTTTACAACTATTTCTAGTCTTATTGTCCATAAGAATTCTCTAGTATTATTGTCCTCTGAAGGAGAACTTTTCAAATACGATTTCAATTCTTTTGAAAAGCTTGCTCCTAAGGCTCCGCAGCTTTCCCAGCTTAAAGCTGTTCATTTGTTAAGCTCCGGGAACGATATATGGGCATTTGTTGAGGGAAAAGGGATCTATACTTTTCAGAAGGAAGAATGGGAGCAGGAAAATGTGGGCCTTTCCGAACTCGTTGAGCGAGCCACTATCACCCAATTGGGCTTGATTCAAGATGGAAGTATTGCAATTTCTACCCTTACCGATGGCTTCATTCTCGCGGATAAAGAATTGAATATCCTTGAGAAAATAGACAGTAAACGGGGAAATTTATCTACGAATGCCGTAAATGGCTTTTATCAGGACAAAGAGGACGGGATTTGGCTAGACCTTAATGATGGCTTGAGTAGATTGTCATATCCACCCAAATTAGAAAAATACTCCAGGGAATTTGGATTGGGTACCCAGGTTTTAAGTGTTGTGAAATGGAAAACCCATTTATTTGTGGGGATGCATGGAGCTGAACTTAGGTACACCAAAATCGGCGAGAATCTAATTGATGTTCCTGATTTTGTAGCCCTTGAATTCCCGGAGAAAGTTCATGATATATGGGACCTCAAAGTATTTAAAGGAAAACTGTTCATCGCTTCGAGTCGAGGAGTTTTTGTGCTTGAAGAAATAGGGCAAAGTCCCAAAAAGATTTCTCCTTCGGGCCTGGTATTTACTTTATTTAAGGGTAGCTGTGATGAAGATGCTTTATATATGGGCTGGAAACCTCTGGATAAAAATCCTGCCGAATATTATGTAGGGAAAATTTCTTTTGAGAATGCCCAACTCCAGATAGATCCGTATTGGCAAGAAACTGAACATGAAGTCAGAGACATAGAAGAGCTAATTTGTGGAGAGATGTGGGCTGGATTTATGGACCTAAGCCTGATCAATATTAACAAAGAGAAAAGGGACATAGCAGCGATTCGGCATTTTGAACTAGAAGAAGCGGAGAAAAAAAGTCATGGATTCATACAATTCTTTGTCCATGATAAACAATTGTATTTCGGAAGTCGTCGGGGCATTATGTCCTATGATGAAAAGGCGGATACTTTGGCCCAGGTACAAAAATTCGGAGAAGATTTCTTCAAAAGAAATGCCTCGGCCTATGCTGCAATTGAAGATAAACAAGGAGGCTTATGGTTAAGCATTGTTGACCGTATTCAATACCTGCCTACAGGAGATATAAATACTTCAGATTGGGAGATTGGAAAATTCAGTTCTTTGCCTTATGTCTATTATATCTATCCGGAGGATGAAGAAAATGTATGGTTTGCAGCAGCTGATGGTCTTTACCATTACCGGCCTCAAATTTCAAAAGATTATAGCACTCCTTTTAAAGCTTTACTCAGGGAAGTAAAAGTAACCTATGATGCGGTAAAAGAAAGAGAACTTGAAGACCAAGAACGCCCGGATAAAAAGCCCCCGGAAATTATAAAGAAGGATTCAATTATATTTTCTGGCCTCTTTGCTTTAGATGAAAATGGCTACCAAACTATTCCTTCTCCCAACTTTGAATTAAACCTGCCTTTCAAGTATAAAAATATCAGTTTTAGATTTGGGGCAGGGACTTATGAATTTCCAGAGCGAACCCTCTTCTCCTATCAATTAGAAGGCTATTATCCCTATTGGTCTGATTGGGATAAAGAACATGAGTTTAGCTTTCCTTACCTTGAGGAAGGTGCTTATACCATGAAGGTTAAAGCTCGAAATATTTATGGGATAGAATCGGAAGTCATTAGCTATCCCTTTTATATCCAACCTCCCTGGTACCGTAGTTGGTGGGCCTATCTGCTCTATTTCCTGGCTGCTGCAGGCATTATTTTTTCTGTTTATAACTTCTATAAAAATAAGGACCAACTTAAGCAACAAGCCAAAGAATTGGAACGGGAAAGGGAAACCCAGCGACGCCTGCTCGCCATAGATAAGCTCAAAGACCAATTTCTGGCTAATACCTCCCATGAACTAAAAACCCCTTTACATGGGATTATCGGAATTGCTGAATCCCTGCAGGATGGAGCAGGAGGAGAATTGAATTCGGTTTTACAAAAAAACCTGGATATGATTGTTTCTTCAGGAAAACGACTTTCCAGTCTTGTCAACGACCTCCTGGATTTTTCCCGAATAAAAAATAGAGACCTCAATCTCCACAAAAAAGCTGTTGGGCTTTTCCCTGTGGTGCAAATTGTCATGGAGGCTTGTCAGACACTCATCCAGGGCAAAGATTTGAAACTGATCAATGAATCAGATCCTGATCTTCCCTTATTATTTGTTGATGAAAATCGGCTTCAGCAAGTATTATACAACCTGGTTGGGAATGCAATCAAATTCACGGAGGTCGGGGAAATACAGGTGGGCTCAAGACAGGAAGTAGATAAAATAATTGTTTCTGTCAGGGATACGGGTACGGGAGTACCTAAGGAGAAACAAGAAAGTATATTCCAGGAATTTGAGCAGCTAGATGGAGGGAGTGAGCGCCAATTTGCCGGTACAGGTCTGGGGCTTTCGATTTCTAAACGCCTGGTTGAGATGCATGGAGGTGAAATGTGGTTGGAGTCCGAAATAGGGGAAGGTTCGACTTTCTTTTTCAGTATTCCAATGGCTGATTCTGAACATACTCCTATTGCCCAACAAGAAAAATCTTCTCTAGCTGAAAAAACCCATTTTAGTCCCCCAGAATTAACAGAAGTTCTAAGTGAAGATGATGCCTTGGTAAGAGAAGGGAAGGAAACCATTACTACAAAAACAGATTCTCCTTCTGTTCGCATCCTGGTAGTCGATGATGAGCCCATCAATCAACAGGTACTTAGAAATATGCTCACAGTCCGAAACTTTGAGATTGTCTCGGCGATGAACGGTGAAGAAGCCCTGAAAATTCTGGATGAGAATCCTGATTTTGATATGGTTTTGCTGGATGTCATGATGCCACGAATGTCGGGATATGAAGTTTGTAGGCGAATCCGGGAGAAATACCTTCCTTCAGAATTGCCCGTTTTGATGGTTACGGCCAAGGATCAGATTTCAGATAAGGTAAATGGATTGAACTCCGGAGCAAATGATTACCTTTCGAAACCCTTTGATAAAGAAGAATTTTTAGCTCGATTAGAGACCCATCTCAATTTACATAGGATCAATACAGCAACCGGTAGATTTGTCCCTTCTGCCTTCCTTCGTGCGCTGGGCCATGAAAGGATAACAGATGTCTATTTAGGTGACCACAAAGAAAAGGAAGTGACCGTCTTCTTCTCGGATATCCGAGGATATACCAGTCTTGCTGAAACCATGACTCCACAGGAAAACTTCCTCTTCGTAAATAAGTACTCTCAAATCATGGGGCCCATAATCGAGGCCAACAATGGTTTTGTCAACCAGTATCTTGGAGATGGAATCATGGCTATATTTTTGGATAGCCCAGAAGATGGTTTGAAGGCATCCATCGAAATGCAAAAAGCAATCCAGGCATTTAATCTACAACAGACCAAAAATAAAAAACCAAAGATTCGGGTCGGAATGGGCTTGCATACAGGCTCCCTGATTATGGGGATCATTGGAGATCATAAAAGGAATGATGCTGCTACCATTTCTGATACGGTGAATTCTGCTGCACGTGTAGAAGGACTTACCAAGTACTATGGAGCAAAAATCCTGATAAGTGGTCAAAGCCTGGATCAGTTAAGCAATCTCGATCAGTACAATTATCGATTCATGGGGAAAGTACAGGTGAAAGGGAAACAAGAGTCCATATCTATCTATGAGTTTTTTGATGGAGACAAAAAGGAAGTGCTAGAGGGTAAAATAGCAAGCAAAGAACAATTCTCGAAAGCATTAAAACTGTATTTTAGTCGGGAGTTTGAATCTGCAATCAAAGAACTAGAGGAAATCATTTCTGTCAATCCCGAAGATATGGGAGCTAAACATTTGTTGGATAAAGCCATGATGAACCTGAAGGAAGGAATTCCTGAAAATTGGGATGGCATAGATTTGATGGAGACCAAATAG